TGCAAAAATGGGCTACAGTCTAGATTTGGCCCACTGGCTGTAGATTGCCAATCCTTGCTTTTGATAATAATTTCTTTAGGAGAAATGAATTTGTTTCTATATCCCTAACATTGTACAATGCCTGGTATGTAATTGACacttaaatgtttgttaaatgagtaaatttgctaattaatttttaaaaataatctaattttattatttttaaaaattaattagcaaATTAAGGAGAACATTGAGAAAGGGGAAATAAAGGCAACAGCCATGGGGAAGAGAATATCTAAATGGACTCAGATATCCACTAATTGTGGAAGGTATGTGAAGAGTACAGAAGAGGCCAGGAGTTCCCAGACTTCTGGCTGGAGTGATTTGTGGTTCATTAATTAACTATGATGTCTTGGATTAGCATCAAGTTATGAAATACTCAATAAACACTGATTATTTCTCATGGAATTATCTGCTTTAGCAATACACTTTAAATCTCCCTATTTTCTCAAGGAATTCACTTGACCTCAAAAACCTTATTCAGAATAAAAAATTTCTGGCAAGGAAAAAAATCCTATGCAGAGAGAATCAAATAAAGGTATATTTGAAATTGCCTTTTTTGAGATATATAGTACTCTCCCCTTCATTTTCCATCACCTTGGAATatgttagaaatgaaaatctTTAGAGCCCTACAGCAAACCTATGAAGATCTACTGCGCCAGAGCCCAACAGCTTGTGTGAACAAGAGCTCCAAGTAGTCCCGATGCTCTGTGTAGACTGAGAATTACTTCTCTAGGATTTATGTTGGGTGGCAGCTGTAGAGTCCTCTACCAGCCTTCCTTGTTCCCAGAATCAGATATGATCATGGGCCCACTAACCCAAGGAAGCAAGAGCAAAGAACCTTCTGTTGaactgtttgcttgttttttaatttctaggaGTTCCTCCAGAAGATAACTGGACCTGAGAAGTATTTTATTGGCTTACTATACCAGCATGCAAAGAAAAATTGGCACTGGATCAACAATTCTGTTTTCAACGGCACGTATGTGAACAACCCACATTTTTCTAGGGAACTTTGTTCACTTCAGGAGTCCAGATCTGAGATTTAGTGGACTTTTCCTGGAAGAGCACAAAGCTGAGACCTAGTTCTCtgttctatttctctcctttcttccaaCCCATCCATCCCAAAGATacattttttggtaatttttttattatggaacATACCAAACATTTCTAAATAGAGAGAAGAATATTCATACAAcaaattattttgttcaaattAGGATCCAAACAAACCCACATATATACCATTTGTTTGATCTAGCTCATAAGTCTCTTTTAACCCACAGATCATATTTTATTACTAAGTTCTGACAAGTTTCCCAGATGTGGCTTTTTTATCCAAAGAAAGATAATCATAAGCAACTTATCTCTGTCTTAAAGTTATAAACTTTAACTCCCAGGAGCTATCTCCTATCTTTCATTCCATGAACATAGCATTGGCGGAGAACATTGCCAGTGTACATCTGAAGAGGCTGAGTCAGATAGAAAGCAAGTCCATTCCCTGCCTGTAACTGGGCTTCCCACAGAAGAGTGGAAATTAATATTCACTGTTGACTAAATGCCAGACACTTTACACATGTCATTCCTGCACTACCCACAATGATGATACAGAAAAAAGCTTTTGttaatccccatttcacagacagttGAATGGAGGATAAGTGACTTAGAAATGTGTTGAATGTCACCAAGCTTGGAATTGATGGAGCCACGTTTTGATCCCACATACGCTTGACTTCAGAACTCTAGACCTTTTCATGAAGCCAGACTCTTTCCAGTCAGACTGAAAGGGCCTGACTGATAGAAAAAGAGGTGGGAGAAGGCCAATGAAGTATTTCTTTCCTAAAGCCACCTGCTGCCTAGGAAAAGAAATATCTTCTTCCTCAGTCCTCCTGCTGTGCACATAGTACCTTCAGTACTAAAACATTATCTCTGGGAGGAAATGGAACAAATGGCCCATGCAATGCTTCTGACCAAACACAGCGAGTCGTGAATCCATAAACATTCACATGAGAGTTGACAGGAAAGGATCAGTTTAGAGATGGATTTGGGGATAAGAGGGGGACTGGAATCAAGAAAAGGCAGGCTGAACTAATGGGCCTTAACCATGTTGTTTTCTCATTCAGTGTTACCAATCCGCTTCAGGAGTTCCACTGTGTGACCATAGGTCTAACAAACACATTTGATGCTGCATCATGTAACACCCCATACCGCTGGATCTGTGAAAAGCGTGCCAAGTGATCGAGTTCTCTGTGGTCTCTGACAAGAACAACCAACATACTTATGAAGATAGTGAAAGAGAACATTGACAATCAGGACTGATCCAAGAAATAGAGAATATCAAATTACTGTGTCTGTCTTCTATGGGTTACTGGCTGAGCTCCCTAACCAATCCTCGGGGCTAATGCACTGGCCCCTTTACAGATATACTTGCATGTACACAAGTGAGGCAAACTCCTCATTCTGAGCCAGTAATTCCTCAAGACCCCATTTCCTGTGAGAGTTGCATCTGTGATTCTTTTTTATCTGAACTGGTCATGTAGTCAATGATCCCTTCGTGCATCTGTAGGTTAGAAGAGGCTTGGCTGTTTGGGGGAATGAGCTTCTGTATTCCAAAATGGAGACTGGATACTAGCCATCTCCAGGAAACATGATCAGTTTTGTGGAGGCAACTTGGTTGGTATAAAGACAGGTATTTTTCTGTAGAACTGAGCATTTCTCATTGGTCAACAGGGCCAAGCCTATTGCCAGGGTCTGTCTGATCTTCAGAGCACATGGCCATACTACCAAAGAGAAACTCCAGACTGAGAAGGTGTGAACCTTATTTAGATAGTAGCAAGGTGGAAGATGGATAAACTTTGCTTCTGTGCCCTCATCTCTGTTCCCAAGAGACCCCTCCACACACCCTtcatccccacccctggtctgaACTGAGGCCAGGCTCTGGGAAGGACTCTTGGAGCCGAGCTTGGAGCAGAGAGAGTGTTGTTCCAGGGAATGAGGAGGAGTCTTGGCAGGCCAGGAATCTGCTAGGAAACCCCTTTTAAGACAACCCAACAGCAAAGATGACCAAGCTGACTGAATCTCTGTTCTTCAACAAAGCTCTAAGAGAGACTCAAGCTAAAAATCTTCTTGGTCTTGGCCTGAATCTCCATTTTAACAGATTCTGATTATCTGATCATATTTGTTGAGTATATTTTAACAAACTGGGGTAGTCTCCTGGGCCCCAGTGATCACAACATATTCCTCTTTGCAGTTCTGGACCGACCCTGCCAGGTACAGCCTTGCACTGGTTGACATCACACTGACCCCAGACTAGTCCAGCTGATCAAGAATTAGAAAAAGGGGAGGGATGCTCAAGGAAACATTGGGTGGAGGCAAGGAGTGGGCATATAAAAGAAAGGGCACACCAGGAACAAATGGAAATCATGCATAAGGAAATAAGAGTCCATTTGGCCCGATGGGAAGGAAGgcaagaaagagatagaaaagtcATGGGGTATCCTGTCTGTTCTCTGTACTCAACATAGGCTACAGACCCTCCTCAGTgcatggaaaagagaaaagagatgccCGTGGGTTTTCAGTAGCAAGAATTAAACCATGAGAGACtgtacaaaataaatggaaattatagTCACCTAAGTAAAATGCTTACCATTTATGTCTAATAATATAAATGTCATTAGATGGATGTCAAATTAAATTattgtcagttttatttttattacaccaCTGAGCTCTGTTCCTATGTTATTAAGCTTCATAGTTTTTGGTTAATTAGCATGccacttatttataattttaaaaaatgagataattaGAACTTGCTTGAAGGAGATTGCCAGAAACAATTTGTGTTTGGGGTAGAGCGGATGTTGGAATCATTAGTAGTTTCATGGTGTTTGCAAAGACCAGTGCTGCAGTTGAAGAGGGAGAAAAGGCTAGGTgtgtggtaaaaataaataaataaaaataatagaattctAAGCAAAGTTAAGCCCCAGAATTCAGACAACAGAGAGAAAACCACAACCGTCTGTTTTGAGAAGGGAGAACTGTGGTTGCCACACTTCCTATGCGAAGACAGGAGAGATTGCAAACTTTTAGAGTCCGGAAATGTAGACATCTAGTGATTTCCCTAGGAGACAGACAGCTCAAATTTTCCCCGAGATAAGGAGGTGCTCTGCCCCAGTTCTAAAAGTGGTCCTGTGAGCTGGgttggggtgcgggtggggagtATATGGGAAATATGTGGACTATGGTTTAAGTTTATTATTGGGGGCAGGGATGATCAGATATTAGGATAGATAAAAGTCACCTTATTGGGTAACAGCagtgtggttttcatttttttattatatatatatttgtaaccctcacctgaggatatatttattgatttttaaagagagaggaatgaatggggtggcagggaggcgggggtgagagagagagagagagagaaagaaaaacattgatcagttgcctctcatatgctccccaactggggttgaacccacaacatAGGTATCTGCTCTGACCTGAAATCGAATTcacaaccttttttggtgtacaggacaatgctccaactaactgaccACACAGCTGGGCTGTggtagagctttttaaaaaagcaatgtaaATCTAATAAACCACTGGATTAGAGTTTTGACTCTGCTTCCAATATGGTATGGAAATCTGTATAGAATTCTTATGCTTTCTGTATCTTAATTTCCTTATGTATAAAATGGGGCAGTAATATCTCTCTCACAAAATTCTTGCATATAATAAATAAGATCCCCACTGTGTGTCTCAATGGTGATAAACAATAGGGGAAGCCCTTAGTGGAATATTTGCAGTTGAGACCTTTATCTTAGAATTGGCTCTTCAATTTgacttttcattctctttatagtgtcctttgatgcacaaaagatttctatttttttttttatttttttttagggagaggtggggaagataagagatcaaccaaaggacttgtatgcatgcatataagcataaccaatggatgcaaaactctggggggtgagggcatgtatgggagtggggtggggtggggcaatggtaagatatgtacacatataataccttaataaaaaaaatattttaatttttatgaagtccactttatctattttttccttttgttgcctgtgcttttggtttCATATCcattaaattgctgccaaattCAGTGTCATGAGGCtgttccctatgttttcttctaagagttgtATAGTGTCGGGTCTTATATCTAgatctttgatctattttgagttaacttttgtatATCGTATAAGGTAACaatccaaattcattcttttgcatgtagatatcCAGTTTCTCCAAGTGCCagatttttaatctcttaagattgaaaataatgttctatacaatttttttcttcttgaatctAATTAGAAGCATATATCTAGATTacaaaagcaacagaatataacgatgaaataaaattactacATGTAATACTACCCTATCTTAGACAAACATAATTTTATACCCCTGGATTGAAGTTAGGCATTGTGGTAGATTATATTATTGTTCACAAATGCACTGTCCCTCCCTGCAGGAGGACAATCCTTTCCTATCCTGCTGATAGCAGGCTTGGCCTTGTcgcttgctttggccaatgaaagcTGACCACAATTTACCATACTctaccccgcccccaccccagttgGAGGCTGCCCCATTAGCCTGGACTATAATGAGGACACTGAGGAGCAGAGAGACAACTGACCCATAGTCAAATACTGGGAACAGAATAAACATTTGCTGTTGTGAGCTATGAAGATATTTAAGGTTGTTTGTCATCATATCTTGATGCAAGAATGAATATCAAGTAGTTCACATAAAGATATACAATTAGCATTGCACAAGTAGGTTATTTAGCACACTGGTGAAGCAGATGAACTCTGATGCCAGACTACCTAGGTTTGGATCCTGGGCCCCCCACATATtaaccatgtgaccttgggcaagtccctcctATCTCTGTACCACAGCAATGTTTTCCTTAGCTTGCAACTTTTatgttaaaaactaaaaatacttCCCAAGATATTTTGACTTAGGAAGCTCCATTTACCAAGTGTCTTCCAGTTAGAGAAATATGTGCATGTAAATAAGCAGGTATTCCTGtataatagaagaaataaatacataaattcataaattaaaaaggGTGAGAGGTTGAATTACTACTGTTATGCCCAGAACtcggggtccccaagaaaaaccaccagggaacCAAAcgagtccgatgcaaaagcaaagagtctgtattcaagctagcttgagctcagTCCCACACACACAAACCGGCGCAGTggcgaggtggggagaggaggagccttgggagaacaaaggcttaaaaagggggtccaaagcagtgggcggggggaACGTTCATGGCCCCGTTGattgggcagggggcaggggcaggggtctggttacacgggggtgggggggggggatactgtgcagcttgcctaatttggactgagtctacttctctacattcctattggcaggtttatgcaactgttacattctcgcggttttcaagaaaaaggagtcatatacatagttacacaggatggagggtacagtacattttgtgctgtcctgctctgccctttcactaCATCCCTAAGACACAAAAGaaatgcaattattttatttttataggcaaTATGCACATATGAttacacaaataataaaaaagtcttaaaaggCATGCAGTGAACAGTCTTGCTCCCTTCCCCGTTCTTTGTGCCCATCCCCCTACCACAATCCCACAGACAACCACCTATTAGTACCTTATCATGCTGTTAACAAGcaaatataagtataaatatgcAGCAGGTCCTGGGCATTTTGTTACAGTgttgccataggaacttaactctcaTTTATATCAATTCACTTATGGCAAAAATGGCTTTATACTACATTATTTTGCCACTGTTCCAAGGACCTATCAACaatattaagtgaggacttactgtacattCATTTCTACTCTGTCCTTACACAAAAGGCTGAATGCTAAAATTCAATGTACTTTGCTTTTCTCACTTACCAATATAGCTTGGAAATCATTTCTAACCATTGAAAGAAGagcttctttattcttttcacagctatataatatttcattgtacagataaacataatttttttaaccagCCACCTATTGATATCCCATTCAATTACTAATATTACAAAAATGTTGTAACAGATACAACTGTGCTTACGACATAAGCAATGGAAACAGTGGCTGGGAACAGAGTGGGGTAGATGAGGGGGAGGGCAAGGTTGGGAAATGCAGGAAATGAGGCATGAGGACAGCTCAATGAAGAGCTGGATAATAGCACTGTAAACCTGGGGGTTGTGAGGGGCACAGGAAAAGGAGAACTAAGAAATACAGTGGAGAATCAGAGCCACAGACGGAACCTACAATGAGGAATCAGGAGAGAACGTGGGCAGGAGAGGACAAACAAATGACGGGGACAGGAAGCAGAGGGTGGTGTCGTGGACCATGAGAGGGCTGGAGAATGTGGGAAAGAAACTCCCTCTCAGCCTGGGAGCCAGCTTGGTTTGTCACTTCAGCCCCACGCAGCAGCTCTGTTGCCCCACCTCCTTTGTGACAGGCAGCATGATCTGGGGGCTGTCAAGTGAGAGAATACCTCCTTACCTAGCTCTTCCTGAGAAAGTCCACAACTTAAGAGGTGTGTCTGTATGTAAAAGTCAAACCACCCTGGGATTGCAAAGGTGCCCAGAATTGTGGAATGAGTTTCTTCTCTATAAGATGCAGAGAAGAAATGAGGCAACAGGACTTTGggaaaggaaaccaacaaaatacGTTTGAGCCAGAAAAAAATAGGGAGCTTTACATGTAGGACACAAAGCACAGGACATATGGGAAAATGATTCAAAACCTAGAATTAAGTAGTCATTCAATTCTGCAgttgaagaatattttttctagccttttctgtttagaaatataaatattacatatatattatttttacatttagtttttaaaagttttactgTGAAATATGTCATAACTTGAAAAAGCATATGTGTTTGCGCACACACAAggtagagcaaaagtaggtttacagttgtgagtatgcaaaacaaagagtttattcttgtattattatttactaattattgtattattttctacacAAACAACTGtgaacctgcttttgccccaccctatatatgtatatacaataaattgaattttaagataataaaatgaattttcaagTTAACAACCAGGTTAAAAATCATGGCCATGACTTAAAAGACAAGATTTTTGTTGCACACAGACTATTTGATAATGATAAGATGGCGCTCCAAAGATAAGTAAGTACTTTCCGGTCTATTGTAGAATCCATAAGAATTTCCCCATGTAAAAGCCTTAGGGCATGAGAATCCTCCCAACCCCAGCATGCACCCTTGTCTCTCAATTCACAGGATATCCTGTCTCCAACTGCTCTGACCTGCCATCCTGTCTACTTCCCTGCTCCTTTTTACCACCACCCCTTCCATCCTCAATGGCCTTAACTGTCTTCTACGCTTGTTATGCTATGCTCtgcaaaatacttttaaacaGTTACAAGAAAGTATCCCTAACCAACCCCACCCAGATATggttatttctttcctttgtattCTCCAAGACAAGGCTCTATTTGCATTGTATTCATTCTAAAGTGGGTTTTCCCCCCAGTTATGTTTATCAGTTTGGGGTTGTTGTTGGGAAGTGAGGTCTAACCAAGACATCTCACAAGAAAAGAGCTATTCTGAGACAAAGTAATGAGTCTTTCCCTAACTTGCTGGCTCCCTGGAGTAGAATACCCAGCTATTTTCATTACTGTTATGATGAAAGCCATCTTCCACCTCTCACTCAATAAAGCTCTGAGATTTCTCATTTTCTCCTGAGATTTTGATGCCTCTGGTCCCCAGATGACAACAGAGAAGTGGGGTCCAGAAGGAACTTCCATCTGTTCTGTATGATCTCTACCCTGGGGCTAGAATACAGGAAAACCTGGTCCTTATGAGGGAAGGGAGCGGGGAAAGGAATATAGAAATGTAGCTAACAGAGAAAGGAGATGAAATGCTCCATGTCAGGGTTGAACAATGTGAGAGGCTGTCTGTTTTCTGCCCTCCATGCAACCTCCCTCAGCCAGGGGCACAGCAAGGTCAACTCTCCCTTGTTACTTTAGCACCAAGAATACAATCCCACTGCCCTCCCACATTTGGGGCTGGCATGATGATATGAGTCATGCCAGGTAAGAAAATGTCTCTTTCAAGACCTTCCCTCCACATCCTGAAGAAGTGTCTGTATGATCATCAGCTCTGAGGTTAGTAAGAGGTCAGGGCTGTGGAGTGAGTTGACTCTCACTATTGCCAGTCAAGAAAATCTACAGGGAGGTACTGTCACTGTTGGACCTTGGGGAAGAAACCTCAAGAAATGGTTGAAGCCTGAGGCTGGACTTGGGGTCATGCAGAGAAGTAACAGAGGGACCTTTAGGCAGTGAGATCATGAAATTATAGGACAATCTAGGGGAAGATGATCCCAGCACTTAGAATCAAACATTTAGGTCAGCTGACAGAAAATGAAGTTTCcttttccttgctttttccagTCAAAGATCTGattgttctaaaaaaaaatatcacacacATTTTGTATACTTACATTTGTCAAATTTATATTGTAAGACATATAACTACAGAAGTATAGATAAATGTATCCATTGCACTTAAAAGTTAATAAAGTGAACTCACATACAGGAACCACCCAGTTACAAAATGGAACACCTCCAGTTTCTTAAAATTCCCTTGTAGATTATTTGGTGATGAAAAGGATCATTTCAGATTTGAATTAGGGCTTTCAGATTACTCGGTTCCATGATGATGAGTCCATGATTGTCTTTAGGACAGAACTAACCCTTGAGGAGTTGACAGCAGCGTTTCATGACATCTCGAAAGGCCTCTATGAATTTGTCATTCCGGAGGGTGAAGATAAATGGGTTCAGAAAAGGAGTCACTACTAAAACCATCACTGATGCTACCCTGTTGTACTCAGCTGCCTGCGTTTGCTTGGGTTTCACGTAGAGGAACAAGCAGGTGCCATAGCCGATCACAACAACGGTGAAGTGGGAGGCACATGTAGAGAAGGCTTTCCTCCGGCCAGAGGCTGAAGGGATCTTGAGGATGGTGGAGATGATGTAAGTGTAGGAGACAATTGTAGGGATCAAAGAACCAACAATAATGAAGacagccattaaaaaaagaataagctccGTGAAAAGGCTGTCATCACAGGATAGTTTGAGCAGCTGCCCTCGGTCACAATAAAAATGGTCTAACACATTTGATTTGCAGAAGGTAAGCTGAAACGTGGCATAGACTGGCCAGATTTGAAAAAGGAACCCAAACACCCATGACATAATTACCACCCAGATGCAGGTGTGGCTGTTCATAATGATGTTGTATCTCAAAGGGTTACAGACAGCCACATAACGGTCCACAGCCATCACTCCCAGTAATACCAACTCCGATGTGCCCAAAGAAAGGTACAAGTATAGTTGTGCACTACAGGCAGTCAAAGATATAGCCTGCATTCCAGGGAGCAACAAGCCCCAGAGCATCAAGGGGACAGCAACAGATGTGATCAGGATCTCTAGGATAGAGAGGTGGCCAAGGAAGAAATACATGGGGGACTGCAGACGTTTATCAACACAGACAGTCACAATGATGACTATGTTTCCCATTAATGTCACCGaatagaggaagaggaagacagcAAAGAGGATATGGTGTCGTTCTTTGGAACCATAGAAACCAAGGAGATAGAAGTCAATGTTGCTAGAGTAATTCTTCAACATTTAGTCCTGTGCTGTTGCTCTTTGTGAAATCTAGAGAAAATACATTCACAATTTcaaaagaattcagaaaacaTCTCTTCTGCTCTTAGTCTccacatcatgatcaagtgggctCATCTCCTACTATTCTCTGTATAAGATTGATGCTAAATGTTTTATGAGAAACATATAATATATGAAGACAGATGTATATGTCCAAGAAGATGAACAATAGTCACTAATACCATAATCCCAGGCATAAAAACCCACCCACCCCAATATGCACCCTGTCCCTCAATTCACTAAACATCCTACCTCCAATTCTGCTCTAACCTTCCACCTGTCTAGTTCCTTGAGCATAAGACGCTCATTTTTACCACCATCCCGTCCATCCTGAATGCCCCAAGCCACCCTTCTGTACCTGTTATGTCCAAGCCCTGCTAAACTGCTGCATCTCAGCAGTTTCAAGGAAGTCTTCCTAGCCAATCCCATCAGACTTGATTACTTCTTTCCTGTGTTTCCTTTAAATGCAGGCTCCATTTGCCTTCTGTTCACCTAACGTTTTCACTGCACTCTTCTTTATCATCATTTCTGCCTGTTAGTAGGGTTGCTGGCAGGGAGGTGGTTTCTACTCAGGTCATTGTCATAACAATTATTTTGAGACAAAGTATTGAGTCTTGCCCTGACTTCCGGGGAGCTGACTCCCTAGAATGGATTATTCACttctttctccttattcttatGGTAAAAAGCCATCCTTCACCTCTCACTTCAGTGAATGTGCCTCCTCCAAGTAGGAAGAGCGTCACCAGCTCCCAGTTGGTGACTTCTAGCTCTGAGATTATAATCCCTCTTGCCACCAGATGACAGAGGGATTTGGGGTCCAGAGGTGTGCAGAGGAGGGTTGGACTTTGATCCCCAACTCCCATCTGTCCAGCATGCCCTCCATCCTGGAAGCAGGAGACAAGAAAGCAGCTAGAGTTTAGAAGCAACATCCTCTGACTTCACCTGGTCTTAAAGCTCTAGTTTCGGCAAGGAGACAGGCTTCCTGTCCTGGGCACCCTGTCCTGATCACCAACCAGGCATGGTCTGAGTCCCACAGAGAAGCTTGGAAAAGTCTCCAGAGAACATATCTGCTCATCCATTTTCATCAAAGTCCTACAAATAACGTAAAGTGTCAAAAAACACCAAATGAATCGCATTGATCTTGGGATCTCTGGGCTCCTTTCCTTACCACACACAGGTCACTGATCGAATGTCTCCAGTCCATGGGCACTTCCCCAGGCATCCTCTCTAAAACAGCACATGCACTTACTCATACTGTACCTCTCATGAGGCTGCATTTTCTGCTTATTGGCTCTCGTCAACAGCTTAAATTGAAGTACTTTAAGGgagtttctttgtctttcctaTTCACTGTCACATCTCCAATGCCAAGAACAGAGTATGCACTCTTTTcatgtttattcaataaataaatcaatgagtGAATCACAAACAAGTCAATGGATAAACAAAGAGTATTCATCCTGACCTGCTTTCTCTCCTGTTATAAGATAGGATGCTCTTTTTACTCCTCACTAAGGCATTGTCTGGTCAATCTGTGGTCTCTGCCTGGAGATCCCTTCAAAATGACAGACATAAAAGCAATAGGGAGGAGTGAGAGAACAGGGTACTGAGTGGTGGCAGAGAGCTGTGTTGATTAGCAGCACTGAGAAGAGCAGAGTCTGCTCTCTGCTGTGGAGAAGGAACCTGATATACAGTCACCCACTCTGCAGCTCCTTTAGTCCATGCCTCACACTCCAGGTGTCCTTGTGCTGAACAATAACAAAGCCCAGAATTGCCCATCCTGAGCCTCTTCTACTCTGACTTTCACAGAGAGAAACCCTAGAAAGACACTCACCTCCAGAGAAGGGGACTTGCCTGGAAAATTCCACGGCTCTCCAGGGATCA
The genomic region above belongs to Eptesicus fuscus isolate TK198812 chromosome 14, DD_ASM_mEF_20220401, whole genome shotgun sequence and contains:
- the LOC103294146 gene encoding olfactory receptor 9A1, yielding MLKNYSSNIDFYLLGFYGSKERHHILFAVFLFLYSVTLMGNIVIIVTVCVDKRLQSPMYFFLGHLSILEILITSVAVPLMLWGLLLPGMQAISLTACSAQLYLYLSLGTSELVLLGVMAVDRYVAVCNPLRYNIIMNSHTCIWVVIMSWVFGFLFQIWPVYATFQLTFCKSNVLDHFYCDRGQLLKLSCDDSLFTELILFLMAVFIIVGSLIPTIVSYTYIISTILKIPSASGRRKAFSTCASHFTVVVIGYGTCLFLYVKPKQTQAAEYNRVASVMVLVVTPFLNPFIFTLRNDKFIEAFRDVMKRCCQLLKG